In the genome of Armatimonadota bacterium, the window TCCGAGCCGCGGCGAAGTCCATCCTCCGGCTGTGGCTCCCTCGGGGGGCCGAGACGGAGGAGGACGAGCCGGTCGGTCCCCGCCGCGTCTTGGGCCTGGAGACGAAACTGGCAGCCCCGCAGACCTGGGCACTCGAGCTTTGGGGCCCGGGTAGGTGGAGGTTCCTGGGGACCCTGCGGGAGGCCCGGGAGGCAGACATCCGGGCCAGGATCCTGGAGTTCGTCCGGGATCACCCCGGGGCGACCACCCGGGAGATCCTGGAGGGGGTCCAGGGCGCCACGACCCGGGTGCTCGGGGTCCTCGAGCGACTCTGCGGGGAGGGGGTGGTCCAGCGTGAGGGGTCGGGTAGGAGAGGGGACCCCTTCCGGCACCGGGTTGGAGGGGCCGGGCAAGATTTCGTTTCTGAATCCCCTTTTAGGGGAACGAAACGAGAAACGAATCGGCCGGAAGCCGCGTCAGATCTGGATTTATTCGTTTCTGCCGGGTTCCGAAACGAAACTGAGGTCAGAAACGAATTTCTGCCCGACCAAGGGGAGGGAGGGGTGCCACCCCAGGGAAAGGACCCCGGGTCTGGGGAGTCCAGCCCTGGCGAGGGAGGACCACGGGGTGAGGACCCCCGGACCCCAGGTGGGAAGGAGGGCCTCAAGGAGGTCAAGCAGGAAGGGACCCAGGCTGAGGGGGACCCAGCCCCGGGGGGAGACCAGGGTGGTGGGGGGAGCATCCCGGACTGGGCCATGGGCCTGGCGGAAGCCCTCCCCCGGCGGCCCGGGACAGACCCCAAGCGGGTGGCCGAGGCCATCGCGAACCTGCTCGAGCCCCCGATCCCCCGGGACACCATCCCACAGGAGGCGCAGGCGCCCACCTGCAGGACCTGCGGGGGGCGGAGGTGGTGGAGGCGACCCGACCACCTGGGCGGGGGTTGGGTCTGCGCCCGCTGCCACCCCCCGGGGCCGGTCCAGCCCGTGGCCTGGCACGGTCCGGAGGAGCCCGAGACTCCCACAGCGCCCCGGGGGCGAGTCCGCGTTGAGATGTTCAGGGTCGTCTACCTGTGCTCGACGCACGGCGTGCTCCCCCATAATGGGGTGTTTCGCGGGGACGGTCCGCCACGGTGTGGGGCGTGCCTGCGTGTCGCGGAGGTGCATGAGGAGCCGATCCCGGTGGAGGATGAGGGGAGGTGACGAGCGTGGGGTGGTGGAGGTGGGAGGAGGCGAATGGCCACCTAATCGCGGTGCTTGTGCCCTTGGCGCGCGTGGTCGTGCTCAGGGATGGCGGCCCGGAGACCGTGGGGTACGTGCCACTGGCCTACCTGTCCCGGCTTCGAGAACGCACTCCTGGTATCGCCCTGAACTGCGGATGCTGGGCTTCCGTGTGTCCGGATTGCGAGAGGGTCATCGCGACATACGTCCTCCACGGGTGCGCACACGGCGATTTATGGGGTCGCCACGCGGAGGTTGCGGTCCAGGGCTCGGATTGGTGGAGGGTGGCGGAGCGTCGCCTGCTGAAGGTGAACCCGGGGACGAGGAGGCGATGATGGTCCGGGTCCCCGGGGCCGCGCCGAGGAGAGATAATCTCCAGGTCGGGCTGAAACCCGCGCCACAGCGGCCTCCTGGAGGGGTTGCAGCCATTGTGCAGCCAACGGAGAGGGGGGGCTGATGGTGGGGTCCGGGGCACGAGCCTAACGCTGCGCGTTAACGGTCCCCTCGGTGCCCGCGGCTGGCTCATGCCCCGGACTCCCGTACTACGCGGTCCAGCCTTTCCGCCGCCTCCCGCCCCAGGCCCGGCAGCACGTGGCTGTAGGTCTCCATGGTGGTCGTGACGGTGGAGTGCCCGAGCTGCTGCTGGACCACCCGTGGGTGGACACCGGCCTTCAGGCTGAGGGTCGCGTAGCTGTGCCGGAGGTCATGCAACCGCATCCGCGGGAGGCCTGCGGCGCGCAGCACGCGGGCGAAGTTGCGCCGTCTCAGGTTCTCGGGCCGCACGGGGCCTCCGGCCTCATCGGTGAAGACCAGGAGCTGGTCGTTCAGCAACCACCCCTCAGCCCGCTGCCGCTCCTGATGCCCCCGCAGGGCCTCCACCACGAACCTGGGCATGTCCACCACCCGCCGCCCGGCGGTGGTCTTCGGCTCCGTCCACACAGGCCTTCCCTTAACCCATGTGACCTGCCGGCGGACCGTGATCTTGCCTCCCTCGAGGTCCACGTCCGGCCAGGTCAGGGCCAGGGCCTCGCCTAGGCGCAAGCCGCACCCCAGCAGCACGGCGAACAGTGCGTAGTATCGGTCCTGGCGCGCGGCCTGTAGGAAGCGGGCAGCCTGCTCCGGTGTAAGGGCGCACATCTCCCTCTGGGTTGCCTTGGGTTTAGGCACTAGATCACAGGGATTCCGTGGCAGGAAGCCCCAAGTCACCGCCTGCTCCAGCATCCGGTGCAGGGTGCGCAGGACACCGCGCTGATGGCTGCGGCTCGCACCGCGCCGCTCCATCTCCGCCAGCACCGCTTGCACGTGGATCGGGGAGAGTTTTGCGATCTGTACTCCTCCGATGACCGGGACGATGTGGTTGCGGACGCGCGACTCGTAGAACGCCAAGGTGCTCGGCCTGGTGCTGACCGACACCACGTCGGACAACCACTGCTGTGCGAACTTGGCCACGCTGAGCCTGCCAGGCTCAGGAAGGGGACCGGACGCCATCTGGAGCCGTACGCGGGCAGCCTTCTCCATCGCCTCCCTAGCGCTGCGGCCGTACAAGTAGACCCGCCTCCGCTTGCCGCTCGGTGTCCACCCGGCGCTCAGGGCCGCGACCCACACAGTCCGCCCCCCGACGCGCCGCCTGTAGAGAGCGCCCTCTCCCCGCCGCCTGCGCCTCGGACGTCCCGCAGCGGCACCGTTGGTGCCGGACAGATCAGCAGCGCGCTCCACGTCTCCCACCCCTCGTTCATCTGCTCCATGCCTCATAGTACGCCACAGTGCGTCACGAAGTCAATAGTTGCGACAATGCCCACCTGGGCACTACCATTGGGGTGTGGACCGGATGCTGACCGTGCGCGAGGTAGCCCGCAGGCTCCGGGTGACCGAGGAGTCGGTCCGCCGGTGGTTGCGCGGCGGCCTGCTCCGGGGCGTGCCCCTCCGGGGCCGGGCGGGCTGGCGGATCCCGGAAGCAGAATTGCTCAGGTTCATTGAGGAGCGGGCTAGGGGCAGGCAGCCTGCCGGGTAGGGGTGCCACCCCGCAATTGGCTGCATATTGGCTGCACAGCCCAACCTTGCCCCTTCCTGCATCACCTCCCGCGCGGGCTGAAACCCCTGTGCTGCCTGGGTTCCCGCTGGTGCCTGGGGAGGGAGTCGAACCCCCGACACGGGGATTTTCAGTCCCCTGCTCTACCACCTGAGCTACCCAGGCATATGGCGGGGACGACGGGATTTGAACCCGCGATCTCCGGCGTGACAGGCCGGTGTGTTGACCAGGCTACACCACGCCCCCGCCATTCCGTAGTCTACGAACTCCGCCCGGAGAAGTCAAAGGCTCCGCAGGGCCCGTAGCACCCGCTCCGGGGTGATGGGGAGCTCCGTCACGCGCGATCCCACCGCGTCCCGGATCGCGTTCGCCACGGCTCCGGCGCCGGGCACCACGGGCGGCTCGCCCACGCCCCGGGCCCCGAACGGTCCGTTTGGGCTGGGAACCTCCACCAGCACCCCCTGCATCGGAGGAACCTTGGTCGCCCTGGGAAGCGCGTAGTCCAGGAACGAGGTCGTGCGGGGAATCCCGCTGCGGTCGTAGGAGAGGGCCTCCCACAGCCCCCACCCCAGGCCCTGCGCCATCCCGCCGTAGACCTGACCCTCCACGAGCAGCGGGTTGATGGCGCGGCCCACGTCCTGTGCGAGCACGGCATCCAAGACCTGCACCTCCCCCGTCTCCCGATCCACCCGCACCCGAAGGAGCTCCGCGGCGAACGCGGGGGCCTGCTCCGTCTGCGCGGAGCTCCCCACCGCCCAGATGGGCTCGAACCGCCCGCCGAACCGCTGCGAGAGTCCCGCCAGCTCCGCGAGGCTTATCCGCGCCTCGGGAACGCCCCGTACGAAGACGTACCCGTCCTGCAGTTCGAGATCCTCCATCGCAGCTTCCAGGACCTGAGCGGCCATGCGCAGGATTTGGGCCCGGGCC includes:
- a CDS encoding site-specific integrase encodes the protein MEKAARVRLQMASGPLPEPGRLSVAKFAQQWLSDVVSVSTRPSTLAFYESRVRNHIVPVIGGVQIAKLSPIHVQAVLAEMERRGASRSHQRGVLRTLHRMLEQAVTWGFLPRNPCDLVPKPKATQREMCALTPEQAARFLQAARQDRYYALFAVLLGCGLRLGEALALTWPDVDLEGGKITVRRQVTWVKGRPVWTEPKTTAGRRVVDMPRFVVEALRGHQERQRAEGWLLNDQLLVFTDEAGGPVRPENLRRRNFARVLRAAGLPRMRLHDLRHSYATLSLKAGVHPRVVQQQLGHSTVTTTMETYSHVLPGLGREAAERLDRVVRESGA
- a CDS encoding helix-turn-helix domain-containing protein, which gives rise to MLTVREVARRLRVTEESVRRWLRGGLLRGVPLRGRAGWRIPEAELLRFIEERARGRQPAG